The Xiphophorus hellerii strain 12219 chromosome 5, Xiphophorus_hellerii-4.1, whole genome shotgun sequence genome window below encodes:
- the pgap4 gene encoding post-GPI attachment to proteins factor 4 — MRQWKVFFSQHMRWSNALTQALTLSVITFCVVLPLCCHRLLYSYYFFRFTYLNSMSDEVLQKSLERGQDALHFWQSGSPMESTRFSDVAQNPELLVTVVTARRNEGRDFHYLLQVMQQLSRIAGGCGGRRCAEVLLCDVESGPEENQDAKLLEGHFKVIRRSSQEQQVNRESPNTFEREKRDYVFCLRQGWELVKPQNMILLEDDALPGEDFFRVVKDLLSRRFALHTLYIKLYHPERLQRYWNPEPYRILEWVGLGLVGATALLLSIPYCNPGSLSFTLSANHLVFFTLYFMVTAELIGRHYLLEVRRISPQLYAVSPATECCTPAMLFPGNASLRVADFLDGSFCYKGNAKDTVLYRKARTTPGERAHSVEPNLVTHIGAYSSVRPNPLRPKLL, encoded by the coding sequence ATGCGTCAATGGAAGGTTTTCTTCAGTCAGCACATGCGATGGTCCAACGCTTTGACTCAAGCCCTCACCCTGTCCGTCATCACATTCTGCGTCGTCCTGCCTCTGTGCTGCCACCGCCTGCTCTACTCCTACTACTTCTTCAGGTTCACGTACCTGAACTCCATGAGCGATGAGGTCCTACAGAAGAGCCTTGAGCGAGGCCAGGATGCTCTGCACTTCTGGCAGAGCGGCTCTCCAATGGAGTCGACCAGATTCAGCGACGTCGCCCAGAATCCGGAGCTGCTGGTGACCGTGGTGACGGCCAGGCGCAACGAGGGACGGGACTTCCACTACCTGCTCCAGGTGATGCAGCAGCTGAGCAGGATCGCGGGAGGCTGTGGGGGTCGGCGATGCGCCGAGGTGCTGCTTTGTGACGTGGAGAGCGGCCCCGAGGAAAACCAGGACGCAAAGCTGCTGGAGGGTCATTTCAAGGTCATACGGCGTTCATCTCAAGAGCAGCAGGTCAACAGGGAGTCGCCCAACACCTTCGAGAGGGAGAAGAGGGATTACGTGTTCTGTCTCCGCCAGGGATGGGAGCTGGTCAAGCCCCAGAACATGATTCTCCTGGAGGACGACGCTCTGCCTGGAGAGGACTTCTTCAGAGTGGTTAAGGATCTGCTTTCTCGCCGGTTCGCCCTCCACACGCTCTACATCAAGCTGTATCACCCTGAAAGGCTGCAGCGCTACTGGAACCCTGAGCCGTACCGCATCCTGGAGTGGGTGGGGCTCGGTTTGGTGGGGGCAACCGCGCTCCTCCTGTCAATCCCTTACTGTAACCCCGGCTCCCTCTCCTTCACTCTGTCAGCCAACCACCTCGTCTTCTTCACCCTCTACTTTATGGTGACCGCCGAGCTGATAGGTAGGCACTACCTCTTAGAGGTGCGGAGAATCTCCCCGCAGCTCTACGCCGTCTCCCCGGCAACCGAGTGCTGCACCCCGGCCATGCTTTTCCCCGGCAACGCCTCGCTAAGGGTGGCGGACTTCCTGGATGGCTCGTTTTGCTATAAAGGGAACGCCAAGGATACGGTTCTTTACCGCAAGGCCAGGACCACTCCTGGAGAAAGAGCGCACAGCGTGGAACCCAACCTTGTCACGCACATCGGGGCCTATTCCTCAGTCAGGCCCAACCCATTGAGGCCCAAACTCCTCTAA